Proteins found in one Vallitalea guaymasensis genomic segment:
- the carB gene encoding carbamoyl-phosphate synthase large subunit, with protein sequence MPKDMSIKKVLVIGSGPIVIGQAAEFDYSGTQACQALREEGIETILVNSNPATIMTDKEVADKVYIEPLTIEYLEKVIDIERPDSLIAGMGGQTGLNIAVELYDSGILDKYNVRVIGTSIEAIKEGEDREDFKKLMERIDQPVIESKIVTSMEEGVDFAAKIGYPVVVRPAYTLGGSGGGIAEDREELKQILAKGLQLSRVGQVLLEKSIKGWKEIEYEVMRDSFGNCITVCNMENIDPVGVHTGDSIVVAPSQTLSDVEYQMLRKASIDIINAIGIEGGCNVQLALHPDSYEYAVIEINPRVSRSSALASKATGYPIAKVSTKIALGYGLDEISNAVTKKTKACFEPTLDYCVIKIPKWPFDKFRRAKKTLGTKMMATGEVMAIGNNFESALLKAIRSLEIGEYSLYHKKAATRSLEELKRRVQIPDDERLFDLAELLRRNYRIDKVCRITGIDEFFVNKIKGIVNEEEKLRTKTIDDVDREWMLYLKKKGFSDKAIADFVKCKPVEVYNLRKAYHIKAVFKMVDTCGGEFEALSPYYYSTYDEYDEVEVSDKKKVMVIGSGPIRIGQGIEFDYCSVHSILALKKAGIETIIANNNPETVSTDFDTADKLYFEPLTEEDVLNIIEKENPDGVILQFGGQTAIKLAGFLDEMNVNVLGTKPKQIDEAEDREKFDELMESLGIERPKGKAVWNLQEGLEEADVLGYPVLVRPSYVLGGQGMEITYDKIELERYLVQAFERDSKNPVLIDRYLIGREIEVDAICDGEDILIPGIMEHLERAGVHSGDSISIYPSKNIQQEIKDKILHHTRQIAKALKVIGMINIQYIEYKNELYIIEVNPRSSRTVPYISKVTGVPMIDLATKVMLGSKLSELGFGTGLYKEADTIAIKVPVFSTQKLPDVEVSLGPEMRSTGEVLGVGKTFEEALFKGFIASGMNMPKEGGTILATIKPYDQEEFIPIAKGFADKGYRFLATEGTAKILKEHDIDVSIVKKISEGVPNILDLIRSGMLDLVINTPTKANDSTRDGFRIRRAAIEASVPVLTSLDTARGLLDILCTDLKHEDTDVYNLGVRVKC encoded by the coding sequence ATGCCTAAAGATATGAGCATAAAAAAAGTATTGGTAATAGGATCAGGACCTATAGTTATTGGGCAGGCTGCAGAGTTTGATTATTCAGGGACACAAGCTTGTCAAGCGTTAAGAGAAGAAGGAATCGAGACTATATTAGTTAATAGTAATCCAGCTACAATCATGACTGATAAAGAAGTAGCTGATAAAGTATATATAGAACCACTTACTATAGAGTATCTAGAAAAAGTAATTGATATTGAAAGACCTGACAGTTTGATTGCTGGTATGGGTGGACAGACAGGACTTAATATAGCTGTTGAGCTCTATGATAGTGGAATATTGGACAAGTATAATGTTAGAGTTATAGGAACATCCATTGAGGCAATAAAAGAAGGAGAAGACAGGGAAGATTTTAAGAAATTGATGGAGAGAATTGACCAGCCTGTTATAGAGAGTAAGATTGTAACCAGTATGGAAGAGGGTGTAGATTTTGCTGCTAAGATTGGTTACCCTGTTGTAGTAAGACCAGCTTATACACTTGGTGGAAGTGGCGGCGGTATCGCCGAAGACAGAGAAGAATTAAAACAAATATTAGCTAAAGGTCTGCAATTAAGTAGAGTTGGGCAAGTTCTATTAGAAAAATCAATTAAAGGTTGGAAAGAAATAGAATATGAAGTTATGAGAGACTCTTTTGGTAACTGCATAACTGTATGTAATATGGAAAACATTGACCCTGTTGGAGTACATACAGGTGATAGTATTGTTGTAGCACCATCACAGACTTTATCAGATGTAGAATATCAAATGTTGAGAAAAGCATCTATAGACATAATAAATGCCATAGGGATTGAAGGAGGATGTAATGTCCAGTTAGCACTTCATCCAGATAGCTATGAATATGCAGTAATTGAGATTAATCCAAGAGTTAGCCGTTCATCAGCCCTAGCATCAAAAGCGACAGGATATCCAATAGCCAAAGTAAGTACCAAGATAGCGTTAGGCTATGGACTAGATGAAATCAGTAATGCAGTAACTAAGAAGACAAAAGCATGTTTTGAACCAACACTTGATTATTGTGTAATAAAAATACCAAAATGGCCTTTTGACAAATTCAGAAGAGCTAAAAAGACATTGGGAACTAAGATGATGGCGACTGGAGAAGTTATGGCAATAGGAAATAACTTTGAATCGGCACTATTAAAGGCAATTCGTTCCCTTGAGATAGGAGAATACTCACTATATCATAAAAAAGCCGCTACAAGAAGTTTGGAAGAGCTGAAAAGAAGGGTACAGATACCTGATGATGAAAGATTATTTGACTTGGCAGAGCTTCTAAGAAGAAATTATAGAATAGATAAAGTATGTAGAATAACTGGAATAGATGAGTTTTTTGTTAATAAAATAAAAGGAATTGTTAATGAAGAAGAGAAACTAAGAACTAAGACAATAGATGATGTAGATAGAGAATGGATGTTATATCTCAAGAAAAAAGGATTCTCTGACAAAGCCATAGCTGATTTTGTGAAATGTAAGCCAGTAGAGGTATACAACCTTAGAAAAGCCTACCATATAAAAGCAGTGTTCAAGATGGTTGATACATGTGGTGGTGAATTTGAAGCTTTATCACCATATTATTACTCAACTTATGATGAATACGATGAGGTTGAAGTGTCTGATAAGAAAAAAGTTATGGTTATAGGCTCAGGACCTATTAGGATAGGACAGGGGATAGAATTTGATTATTGTAGTGTACACAGTATATTAGCTCTTAAAAAAGCAGGGATAGAAACAATAATAGCCAATAACAATCCAGAAACGGTTAGTACAGATTTTGATACAGCTGATAAACTGTATTTTGAACCGCTTACAGAAGAAGATGTACTGAATATCATTGAAAAAGAAAACCCAGATGGGGTCATTCTACAATTTGGAGGACAAACAGCCATTAAGCTAGCTGGATTCCTAGATGAAATGAACGTAAATGTGTTGGGAACTAAGCCTAAGCAAATAGATGAAGCAGAAGATAGAGAAAAATTCGATGAATTAATGGAGTCACTTGGAATAGAAAGACCTAAGGGTAAAGCTGTTTGGAATCTACAGGAAGGCTTGGAAGAAGCAGATGTATTAGGATATCCAGTACTTGTAAGACCATCCTACGTACTTGGTGGACAAGGTATGGAGATAACTTACGACAAGATAGAATTGGAAAGATACCTTGTACAAGCCTTTGAGAGAGACAGCAAAAACCCAGTATTGATTGATAGATACTTGATAGGTAGAGAGATTGAAGTAGATGCAATATGTGATGGAGAAGATATCTTAATCCCTGGAATCATGGAACATCTTGAAAGAGCTGGAGTCCATTCGGGAGATAGTATATCAATATATCCATCCAAGAATATCCAGCAGGAAATAAAAGACAAGATTCTTCATCATACAAGACAGATAGCTAAAGCGTTAAAAGTAATTGGTATGATTAATATTCAATACATTGAATATAAGAATGAATTATACATCATAGAAGTAAATCCTAGGTCTTCAAGAACAGTTCCATATATAAGTAAAGTAACTGGAGTTCCAATGATTGACTTAGCTACGAAAGTAATGTTAGGAAGCAAGCTTAGTGAGTTAGGATTTGGAACAGGTTTATATAAAGAGGCAGATACAATAGCTATTAAAGTTCCAGTATTCTCTACTCAAAAACTGCCTGATGTAGAAGTCAGCTTAGGACCAGAGATGAGGTCAACAGGTGAGGTTCTAGGAGTTGGAAAGACTTTTGAAGAAGCATTGTTCAAAGGATTCATAGCTTCTGGTATGAATATGCCAAAAGAAGGTGGAACAATCCTAGCTACGATAAAACCTTATGACCAGGAAGAATTCATACCTATAGCAAAAGGATTTGCTGATAAGGGATATAGATTCCTTGCAACAGAGGGTACTGCAAAAATTCTAAAAGAACATGATATAGATGTAAGTATTGTAAAGAAAATCAGTGAAGGCGTACCAAATATTCTAGACTTAATTAGAAGTGGTATGTTAGACTTAGTAATAAATACACCTACTAAAGCAAATGATTCAACAAGAGACGGATTCAGGATTAGGAGAGCGGCAATAGAAGCTTCGGTACCAGTTTTGACTTCTCTTGATACAGCTAGAGGGTTGTTAGATATCTTGTGTACAGATCTGAAACATGAGGATACGGATGTGTACAATTTAGGGGTCAGGGTAAAGTGTTAG
- a CDS encoding carbamoyl phosphate synthase small subunit, with amino-acid sequence MRARLILENGTVFHGRAFGYLKETVGEVVFNTGMTGYQEVLTDPSYYGQIVTMTYPLIGNYGINLDDMQSKGAKVRGFIVREKCDDPSNWRCEFELDTYLKENRILGLEDIDTRALTKIIRNYGTMKGIITLRDLTDSQIKLQLDGFNNNSAVKEVTTKEVQVEDGDGLHIAMMDFGIKQNIIDSFKSRGCKLTIFPADAKAEEVLAVEPDGVFLSNGPGDPKDIPGSIEEIKKIVGKKPITGICLGHQLLALALGGNTEKLKFGHRGANHPVKDMKTGKIMITSQNHGYVVTDEGLPKDVSVTHINMNDNTIEGMRHNKYKIYSIQFHPEACPGPYDTDGIFDEFIDTMNDQGGKLDA; translated from the coding sequence ATGAGAGCTAGATTGATTCTTGAGAATGGGACTGTATTTCATGGGAGAGCTTTTGGGTATCTTAAGGAGACGGTTGGAGAGGTTGTTTTTAATACTGGAATGACAGGATATCAGGAAGTGTTGACTGATCCGTCTTATTATGGACAGATTGTTACTATGACTTATCCTTTGATTGGTAATTATGGTATCAATTTGGATGATATGCAGTCTAAGGGAGCTAAGGTCAGAGGATTCATTGTTAGGGAAAAATGTGATGATCCTAGTAACTGGAGATGTGAGTTTGAGCTTGATACTTATTTGAAAGAGAATAGAATATTAGGTTTGGAAGATATAGATACTAGGGCATTGACTAAGATAATTAGAAATTATGGTACCATGAAAGGTATTATCACATTAAGGGATTTAACTGATAGTCAGATAAAATTACAGTTGGATGGATTTAACAATAATAGTGCGGTAAAAGAAGTTACTACTAAGGAAGTACAGGTTGAAGATGGTGATGGGTTGCATATCGCCATGATGGATTTTGGGATTAAGCAGAATATTATTGATTCGTTCAAGAGTAGAGGATGTAAATTGACTATTTTTCCAGCTGATGCCAAAGCAGAAGAGGTATTGGCGGTAGAGCCTGATGGAGTATTCCTTAGTAATGGACCGGGAGATCCAAAGGATATACCAGGGTCTATAGAGGAGATTAAAAAGATAGTTGGGAAAAAGCCTATAACTGGTATATGTTTGGGACATCAACTTTTAGCTTTAGCTCTTGGTGGTAATACTGAGAAACTGAAATTTGGACATAGAGGTGCTAATCACCCAGTGAAGGACATGAAAACTGGCAAAATCATGATAACATCCCAGAATCATGGTTATGTGGTTACTGATGAGGGTCTGCCAAAGGATGTTAGTGTGACCCATATAAATATGAATGATAATACTATTGAAGGTATGAGGCATAATAAGTATAAGATCTATAGTATACAGTTTCATCCGGAAGCTTGTCCGGGACCATATGATACAGATGGGATATTTGATGAATTTATTGACACAATGAATGACCAAGGAGGTAAATTAGATGCCTAA
- the pyrF gene encoding orotidine-5'-phosphate decarboxylase: MVDQLIRKIKEMDNATVVGLDPRLNFVPEYIKESSYEKYGKTLKGAADAFYNFNKEIIDNVYDLIPAVKPQVAMYEQFGVDGLKAYIDTIDYAKEKGLIVIGDIKRSDIASTALAYSNGHIGRVEVEEEAFEVYKEDFITLNPYLGYDSIEPYIGNCNEYDKGLFVLVKTSNPNSGEIQDLIVEGEKIYERVGKLVAGWGEKSMGELGYSRVGAVVGATYPKQSTELRKIMPKTFFLVPGYGAQGATAEDLAGCFNKDGLGAIVNSSRGIIAAYTKEVYRKKFKDEEFGKAAREAVISMRDDLNRVR, translated from the coding sequence ATGGTAGATCAATTAATAAGAAAGATTAAAGAGATGGATAATGCAACTGTTGTAGGATTAGACCCTAGGTTGAATTTTGTACCAGAATATATAAAAGAAAGTTCATATGAGAAATATGGAAAGACTCTTAAGGGAGCAGCTGATGCATTTTATAATTTTAACAAAGAAATAATAGATAATGTATATGACCTAATACCTGCTGTGAAACCACAGGTTGCCATGTATGAGCAATTTGGTGTTGATGGACTGAAAGCTTATATAGATACAATAGATTATGCAAAAGAAAAAGGTCTTATAGTAATAGGAGATATCAAAAGAAGTGATATAGCTTCAACAGCTTTAGCATATTCCAATGGACATATTGGTAGAGTAGAAGTCGAGGAAGAAGCATTCGAAGTATATAAAGAGGATTTCATAACTCTAAACCCTTATCTAGGATATGATTCCATAGAGCCTTATATAGGGAATTGTAATGAGTATGATAAAGGATTGTTTGTGCTAGTAAAGACATCCAATCCAAATAGTGGAGAGATACAGGACCTTATTGTAGAAGGTGAAAAGATATATGAGAGAGTAGGAAAGCTAGTAGCTGGTTGGGGAGAGAAATCAATGGGTGAGCTTGGCTATAGCAGAGTTGGAGCAGTTGTTGGAGCAACTTATCCAAAGCAGAGTACTGAGCTTAGAAAAATTATGCCTAAGACTTTCTTCTTGGTGCCAGGTTATGGTGCACAAGGGGCTACAGCAGAAGATTTGGCTGGATGTTTTAACAAAGATGGATTGGGAGCAATAGTTAATTCTTCTAGAGGAATTATTGCGGCTTATACTAAGGAAGTTTATAGGAAGAAGTTCAAGGATGAGGAATTTGGTAAGGCTGCTAGAGAAGCTGTGATTAGTATGAGGGATGATTTGAATAGGGTGAGATAG
- a CDS encoding dihydroorotase, producing the protein MKLLIKNGTIINPKEDLVKKLDLLIEDDVIVKIQEDITCEADEIIDAEGLWVTPGLIDVHVHLREPGYEHKETIATGSKSAAAGGFTTICAMPNTNPAIDTKELVEMVKQKAEKEAVVNVLPIGAITLGQNGEQLVDIEAMSKAGICAISEDGKSVMDAKILNDAMIQAEKLNIPVLSHCEDANLAKTGIMNEGIANKLGVEGIPPESEDIIVSRDIILAGRTGARLHICHISTKESIDFLRNAKESGLNVSAEVCPHHYTLTEEDVTIENTNTKMNPPLRSKKDVEAVKEALRDGVIEIIATDHAPHHIDEKNQGYEKAPNGIVGLETAVALGITELVETEILTPLQLIRKMSYNPAKMLGIDKGTLENGKIADITIINPTEEYEIDVNRFHSKSKNSPFHGKHVKGKVKYTIVNGKVVFK; encoded by the coding sequence ATGAAATTATTAATTAAGAATGGAACAATAATTAATCCAAAAGAAGACTTAGTCAAAAAACTAGACTTGCTTATTGAAGATGATGTAATAGTAAAGATACAAGAAGATATTACTTGTGAGGCAGATGAAATTATAGATGCAGAAGGATTATGGGTTACACCGGGACTTATTGATGTTCATGTACATCTAAGAGAACCAGGATATGAACATAAGGAGACTATAGCAACAGGAAGTAAAAGTGCAGCGGCTGGAGGATTTACAACAATATGTGCTATGCCTAACACTAACCCAGCTATAGATACAAAAGAACTAGTTGAAATGGTAAAACAAAAAGCAGAAAAGGAAGCTGTAGTGAATGTTCTGCCAATAGGAGCAATAACATTAGGACAGAATGGAGAGCAGCTGGTAGATATTGAAGCTATGTCAAAGGCAGGTATCTGTGCTATAAGTGAAGATGGTAAATCAGTAATGGATGCAAAGATACTGAATGATGCTATGATACAAGCTGAAAAATTAAATATACCTGTATTATCACATTGCGAAGATGCCAATTTAGCTAAAACAGGAATTATGAATGAAGGCATTGCCAATAAATTAGGTGTAGAAGGAATACCACCAGAATCAGAAGACATAATTGTATCAAGAGATATAATCCTTGCAGGAAGAACAGGAGCTAGACTTCATATCTGTCATATTAGTACGAAAGAGAGTATAGACTTTCTAAGAAATGCTAAGGAAAGTGGTTTGAATGTGTCTGCAGAAGTATGTCCACACCATTATACGTTGACAGAAGAAGATGTAACAATAGAAAATACGAATACTAAAATGAATCCGCCATTAAGAAGTAAGAAAGATGTTGAAGCGGTAAAAGAAGCATTAAGAGATGGAGTAATAGAGATAATAGCCACTGACCACGCTCCTCATCACATTGATGAAAAAAATCAAGGATACGAAAAAGCACCAAACGGTATAGTTGGACTTGAAACAGCTGTGGCATTAGGAATAACTGAATTAGTTGAAACAGAGATATTAACGCCTCTACAACTTATCAGGAAAATGAGTTATAACCCAGCTAAAATGCTAGGAATTGATAAAGGAACATTGGAGAATGGAAAAATCGCTGATATAACAATTATTAATCCTACAGAAGAATATGAAATAGATGTAAACAGATTTCATTCAAAAAGTAAAAATAGTCCTTTCCATGGAAAACATGTAAAAGGAAAGGTTAAATATACAATTGTAAATGGAAAAGTAGTTTTCAAATAA